The following coding sequences are from one Salvia hispanica cultivar TCC Black 2014 chromosome 3, UniMelb_Shisp_WGS_1.0, whole genome shotgun sequence window:
- the LOC125215817 gene encoding uncharacterized protein LOC125215817 isoform X1 has product MSEECCDICGNIGVADALITCSICKRNTEHMYCMKFFLEEHVNDWRCEECMSGVHNSSVVHRSGELPAESRKLPNESRVGVGDWEKIVATGKTKYLTVEEAIKLPLGQKLPYNAFHKRTPRRNSVKYKFDSTIKPRFIDFSSLQNITPGPFRSLKPRRPANVDIHRKPNLTAGFRSPSSLPPSEALKDTNLVKEQPSNPVTTRAVKQSSLPSENTSPGAISGGDGHDNAIDRSTSGAENTSEIYLLDSEKDSRVPALEASWKGSFRILDDNAQKEINHLVRAYPPFQVYKKIFDISKKMPQVLHFELVPSKPILNNLFNDYIPDRNDIGLYFFPGAGESSEEGNIFLADQIISTNYALRKQIADVELLVFSSKLLHANCQSWQGKHFLWGVFRHLKLNATTCSEDRVLEPTVQPSDGVNHDQGQVHGSGEVDIEIDMTDGVNHDQGQVHDGGEVDMEIDMIGGINLGKIDVPVNKKPTASLAWPESVVPCQTVAPVAKIPSPIVKVESHDLIPPGFEEVYRMRVQSSSPPVAGIWNQDINKG; this is encoded by the exons ATGAGTGAA GAGTGCTGTGATATTTGTGGTAATATTGGGGTTGCTGACGCATTAATAACTTGCAGCATATGTAAAAGAAACACTGAGCATAT gtattgcatgaaatttttTCTTGAGGAGCACGTCAACGACTGGCGTTGTGAAGAATGCATGTCAGGAGTGCATAATTCATCAGTAGTACATAGAAGTGGTGAGCTGCCTGCAGAGAGTAGAAAGTTACCAAATGAATCAAGGGTGGGTGTGGGTGACTGGGAAAAAATTGTTGCAACTGGGAAGACTAAATACCTCACTGTCGAAGAAGCTATCAAGCTCCCATTAGGACAGAAGCTACCTTATAATGCTTTCCACAAAAGAACCCCTCGCCGCAATAGTGTGAAGTATAAATTTGATTCAACAATCAAGCCTAGATTTATAGATTTCTCATCTCTCCAAAATATCACTCCGGGACCTTTTCGGTCACTGAAGCCTCGACGACCTGCCAATGTGGATATCCATAGAAAGCCAAACCTCACAG CAGGGTTTAGATCACCGAGCAGTCTCCCACCTTCTGAAGCCCTGAAAGACACAAACTTGGTGAAGGAACAGCCTAGTAACCCCGTGACAACAAGAGCAGTGAAGCAGTCATCTTTACCATCAGAAAATACCTCTCCAGGTGCCATCTCAG GTGGTGATGGTCATGATAATGCTATTGATCGGAGCACTTCTGGTGCTGAGAATACGAGTGAAATTTATTTGCTTGATTCAGAGAAAGACTCAAGGGTCCCTGCTTTGGAAGCTTCGTGGAa GGGAAGCTTCAGGATCCTGGACGATAATGCACAGAAAGAAATAAACCATCTTGTTCGAGCTTATCCTCCTTTTCAAGTTTATAAAAAGATCTTTGATATCTCCAAGAAAATGCCTCAAGTGCTTCATTTTGAATTGGTTCCTTCCAAACCAATTTTGAACAACTTATTCAATGACTATATTCCAGATCGAAATGACATTGGTTTATATTTCTTTCCTGGAGCTGGAGAGAG CTCGGAGGAGGGTAATATCTTCCTGGCAGatcaaataatttcaacaAACTATGCATTGAGGAAACAGATTGCAGATGTTGAGCTGTTGGTTTTCAGCTCCAAACTGCTGCATGCCAATTGTCAAA GTTGGCAGGGAAAGCACTTCCTATGGGGAGTATTCCGCCATCTTAAACTAAATGCCACAACATGCTCAGAGGATAGAGTTCTTGAGCCGACGGTGCAACCATCGGATGGGGTGAATCACGACCAGGGTCAGGTGCATGGCAGTGGAGAGGTGGACATTGAAATTGACATGACAGATGGGGTGAATCACGACCAGGGTCAGGTGCACGACGGTGGAGAGGTTGACATGGAAATCGACATGATCGGTGGCATCAACTTGGGAAAAATAGATGTTCCTGTCAATAAAAAACCTACAGCTTCTTTGGCTTGGCCAGAGTCAGTTGTCCCCTGCCAAACAGTTGCTCCGGTCGCCAAGATTCCATCACCGATTGTTAAAGTAGAATCTCATGATCTCATTCCTCCTGGATTTGAGGAGGTGTATAGGATGAGAGTTCAGAGTTCATCACCTCCGGTGGCCGGCATTTGGAATCAAGACATAAACAAGGGATGA
- the LOC125215817 gene encoding uncharacterized protein LOC125215817 isoform X2, translating into MSEECCDICGNIGVADALITCSICKRNTEHMYCMKFFLEEHVNDWRCEECMSGVHNSSVVHRSGELPAESRKLPNESRVGVGDWEKIVATGKTKYLTVEEAIKLPLGQKLPYNAFHKRTPRRNSVKYKFDSTIKPRFIDFSSLQNITPGPFRSLKPRRPANVDIHRKPNLTGFRSPSSLPPSEALKDTNLVKEQPSNPVTTRAVKQSSLPSENTSPGAISGGDGHDNAIDRSTSGAENTSEIYLLDSEKDSRVPALEASWKGSFRILDDNAQKEINHLVRAYPPFQVYKKIFDISKKMPQVLHFELVPSKPILNNLFNDYIPDRNDIGLYFFPGAGESSEEGNIFLADQIISTNYALRKQIADVELLVFSSKLLHANCQSWQGKHFLWGVFRHLKLNATTCSEDRVLEPTVQPSDGVNHDQGQVHGSGEVDIEIDMTDGVNHDQGQVHDGGEVDMEIDMIGGINLGKIDVPVNKKPTASLAWPESVVPCQTVAPVAKIPSPIVKVESHDLIPPGFEEVYRMRVQSSSPPVAGIWNQDINKG; encoded by the exons ATGAGTGAA GAGTGCTGTGATATTTGTGGTAATATTGGGGTTGCTGACGCATTAATAACTTGCAGCATATGTAAAAGAAACACTGAGCATAT gtattgcatgaaatttttTCTTGAGGAGCACGTCAACGACTGGCGTTGTGAAGAATGCATGTCAGGAGTGCATAATTCATCAGTAGTACATAGAAGTGGTGAGCTGCCTGCAGAGAGTAGAAAGTTACCAAATGAATCAAGGGTGGGTGTGGGTGACTGGGAAAAAATTGTTGCAACTGGGAAGACTAAATACCTCACTGTCGAAGAAGCTATCAAGCTCCCATTAGGACAGAAGCTACCTTATAATGCTTTCCACAAAAGAACCCCTCGCCGCAATAGTGTGAAGTATAAATTTGATTCAACAATCAAGCCTAGATTTATAGATTTCTCATCTCTCCAAAATATCACTCCGGGACCTTTTCGGTCACTGAAGCCTCGACGACCTGCCAATGTGGATATCCATAGAAAGCCAAACCTCACAG GGTTTAGATCACCGAGCAGTCTCCCACCTTCTGAAGCCCTGAAAGACACAAACTTGGTGAAGGAACAGCCTAGTAACCCCGTGACAACAAGAGCAGTGAAGCAGTCATCTTTACCATCAGAAAATACCTCTCCAGGTGCCATCTCAG GTGGTGATGGTCATGATAATGCTATTGATCGGAGCACTTCTGGTGCTGAGAATACGAGTGAAATTTATTTGCTTGATTCAGAGAAAGACTCAAGGGTCCCTGCTTTGGAAGCTTCGTGGAa GGGAAGCTTCAGGATCCTGGACGATAATGCACAGAAAGAAATAAACCATCTTGTTCGAGCTTATCCTCCTTTTCAAGTTTATAAAAAGATCTTTGATATCTCCAAGAAAATGCCTCAAGTGCTTCATTTTGAATTGGTTCCTTCCAAACCAATTTTGAACAACTTATTCAATGACTATATTCCAGATCGAAATGACATTGGTTTATATTTCTTTCCTGGAGCTGGAGAGAG CTCGGAGGAGGGTAATATCTTCCTGGCAGatcaaataatttcaacaAACTATGCATTGAGGAAACAGATTGCAGATGTTGAGCTGTTGGTTTTCAGCTCCAAACTGCTGCATGCCAATTGTCAAA GTTGGCAGGGAAAGCACTTCCTATGGGGAGTATTCCGCCATCTTAAACTAAATGCCACAACATGCTCAGAGGATAGAGTTCTTGAGCCGACGGTGCAACCATCGGATGGGGTGAATCACGACCAGGGTCAGGTGCATGGCAGTGGAGAGGTGGACATTGAAATTGACATGACAGATGGGGTGAATCACGACCAGGGTCAGGTGCACGACGGTGGAGAGGTTGACATGGAAATCGACATGATCGGTGGCATCAACTTGGGAAAAATAGATGTTCCTGTCAATAAAAAACCTACAGCTTCTTTGGCTTGGCCAGAGTCAGTTGTCCCCTGCCAAACAGTTGCTCCGGTCGCCAAGATTCCATCACCGATTGTTAAAGTAGAATCTCATGATCTCATTCCTCCTGGATTTGAGGAGGTGTATAGGATGAGAGTTCAGAGTTCATCACCTCCGGTGGCCGGCATTTGGAATCAAGACATAAACAAGGGATGA
- the LOC125215817 gene encoding uncharacterized protein LOC125215817 isoform X3, giving the protein MECCDICGNIGVADALITCSICKRNTEHMYCMKFFLEEHVNDWRCEECMSGVHNSSVVHRSGELPAESRKLPNESRVGVGDWEKIVATGKTKYLTVEEAIKLPLGQKLPYNAFHKRTPRRNSVKYKFDSTIKPRFIDFSSLQNITPGPFRSLKPRRPANVDIHRKPNLTAGFRSPSSLPPSEALKDTNLVKEQPSNPVTTRAVKQSSLPSENTSPGAISGGDGHDNAIDRSTSGAENTSEIYLLDSEKDSRVPALEASWKGSFRILDDNAQKEINHLVRAYPPFQVYKKIFDISKKMPQVLHFELVPSKPILNNLFNDYIPDRNDIGLYFFPGAGESSEEGNIFLADQIISTNYALRKQIADVELLVFSSKLLHANCQSWQGKHFLWGVFRHLKLNATTCSEDRVLEPTVQPSDGVNHDQGQVHGSGEVDIEIDMTDGVNHDQGQVHDGGEVDMEIDMIGGINLGKIDVPVNKKPTASLAWPESVVPCQTVAPVAKIPSPIVKVESHDLIPPGFEEVYRMRVQSSSPPVAGIWNQDINKG; this is encoded by the exons ATG GAGTGCTGTGATATTTGTGGTAATATTGGGGTTGCTGACGCATTAATAACTTGCAGCATATGTAAAAGAAACACTGAGCATAT gtattgcatgaaatttttTCTTGAGGAGCACGTCAACGACTGGCGTTGTGAAGAATGCATGTCAGGAGTGCATAATTCATCAGTAGTACATAGAAGTGGTGAGCTGCCTGCAGAGAGTAGAAAGTTACCAAATGAATCAAGGGTGGGTGTGGGTGACTGGGAAAAAATTGTTGCAACTGGGAAGACTAAATACCTCACTGTCGAAGAAGCTATCAAGCTCCCATTAGGACAGAAGCTACCTTATAATGCTTTCCACAAAAGAACCCCTCGCCGCAATAGTGTGAAGTATAAATTTGATTCAACAATCAAGCCTAGATTTATAGATTTCTCATCTCTCCAAAATATCACTCCGGGACCTTTTCGGTCACTGAAGCCTCGACGACCTGCCAATGTGGATATCCATAGAAAGCCAAACCTCACAG CAGGGTTTAGATCACCGAGCAGTCTCCCACCTTCTGAAGCCCTGAAAGACACAAACTTGGTGAAGGAACAGCCTAGTAACCCCGTGACAACAAGAGCAGTGAAGCAGTCATCTTTACCATCAGAAAATACCTCTCCAGGTGCCATCTCAG GTGGTGATGGTCATGATAATGCTATTGATCGGAGCACTTCTGGTGCTGAGAATACGAGTGAAATTTATTTGCTTGATTCAGAGAAAGACTCAAGGGTCCCTGCTTTGGAAGCTTCGTGGAa GGGAAGCTTCAGGATCCTGGACGATAATGCACAGAAAGAAATAAACCATCTTGTTCGAGCTTATCCTCCTTTTCAAGTTTATAAAAAGATCTTTGATATCTCCAAGAAAATGCCTCAAGTGCTTCATTTTGAATTGGTTCCTTCCAAACCAATTTTGAACAACTTATTCAATGACTATATTCCAGATCGAAATGACATTGGTTTATATTTCTTTCCTGGAGCTGGAGAGAG CTCGGAGGAGGGTAATATCTTCCTGGCAGatcaaataatttcaacaAACTATGCATTGAGGAAACAGATTGCAGATGTTGAGCTGTTGGTTTTCAGCTCCAAACTGCTGCATGCCAATTGTCAAA GTTGGCAGGGAAAGCACTTCCTATGGGGAGTATTCCGCCATCTTAAACTAAATGCCACAACATGCTCAGAGGATAGAGTTCTTGAGCCGACGGTGCAACCATCGGATGGGGTGAATCACGACCAGGGTCAGGTGCATGGCAGTGGAGAGGTGGACATTGAAATTGACATGACAGATGGGGTGAATCACGACCAGGGTCAGGTGCACGACGGTGGAGAGGTTGACATGGAAATCGACATGATCGGTGGCATCAACTTGGGAAAAATAGATGTTCCTGTCAATAAAAAACCTACAGCTTCTTTGGCTTGGCCAGAGTCAGTTGTCCCCTGCCAAACAGTTGCTCCGGTCGCCAAGATTCCATCACCGATTGTTAAAGTAGAATCTCATGATCTCATTCCTCCTGGATTTGAGGAGGTGTATAGGATGAGAGTTCAGAGTTCATCACCTCCGGTGGCCGGCATTTGGAATCAAGACATAAACAAGGGATGA
- the LOC125215817 gene encoding uncharacterized protein LOC125215817 isoform X5 produces MYCMKFFLEEHVNDWRCEECMSGVHNSSVVHRSGELPAESRKLPNESRVGVGDWEKIVATGKTKYLTVEEAIKLPLGQKLPYNAFHKRTPRRNSVKYKFDSTIKPRFIDFSSLQNITPGPFRSLKPRRPANVDIHRKPNLTAGFRSPSSLPPSEALKDTNLVKEQPSNPVTTRAVKQSSLPSENTSPGAISGGDGHDNAIDRSTSGAENTSEIYLLDSEKDSRVPALEASWKGSFRILDDNAQKEINHLVRAYPPFQVYKKIFDISKKMPQVLHFELVPSKPILNNLFNDYIPDRNDIGLYFFPGAGESSEEGNIFLADQIISTNYALRKQIADVELLVFSSKLLHANCQSWQGKHFLWGVFRHLKLNATTCSEDRVLEPTVQPSDGVNHDQGQVHGSGEVDIEIDMTDGVNHDQGQVHDGGEVDMEIDMIGGINLGKIDVPVNKKPTASLAWPESVVPCQTVAPVAKIPSPIVKVESHDLIPPGFEEVYRMRVQSSSPPVAGIWNQDINKG; encoded by the exons AT gtattgcatgaaatttttTCTTGAGGAGCACGTCAACGACTGGCGTTGTGAAGAATGCATGTCAGGAGTGCATAATTCATCAGTAGTACATAGAAGTGGTGAGCTGCCTGCAGAGAGTAGAAAGTTACCAAATGAATCAAGGGTGGGTGTGGGTGACTGGGAAAAAATTGTTGCAACTGGGAAGACTAAATACCTCACTGTCGAAGAAGCTATCAAGCTCCCATTAGGACAGAAGCTACCTTATAATGCTTTCCACAAAAGAACCCCTCGCCGCAATAGTGTGAAGTATAAATTTGATTCAACAATCAAGCCTAGATTTATAGATTTCTCATCTCTCCAAAATATCACTCCGGGACCTTTTCGGTCACTGAAGCCTCGACGACCTGCCAATGTGGATATCCATAGAAAGCCAAACCTCACAG CAGGGTTTAGATCACCGAGCAGTCTCCCACCTTCTGAAGCCCTGAAAGACACAAACTTGGTGAAGGAACAGCCTAGTAACCCCGTGACAACAAGAGCAGTGAAGCAGTCATCTTTACCATCAGAAAATACCTCTCCAGGTGCCATCTCAG GTGGTGATGGTCATGATAATGCTATTGATCGGAGCACTTCTGGTGCTGAGAATACGAGTGAAATTTATTTGCTTGATTCAGAGAAAGACTCAAGGGTCCCTGCTTTGGAAGCTTCGTGGAa GGGAAGCTTCAGGATCCTGGACGATAATGCACAGAAAGAAATAAACCATCTTGTTCGAGCTTATCCTCCTTTTCAAGTTTATAAAAAGATCTTTGATATCTCCAAGAAAATGCCTCAAGTGCTTCATTTTGAATTGGTTCCTTCCAAACCAATTTTGAACAACTTATTCAATGACTATATTCCAGATCGAAATGACATTGGTTTATATTTCTTTCCTGGAGCTGGAGAGAG CTCGGAGGAGGGTAATATCTTCCTGGCAGatcaaataatttcaacaAACTATGCATTGAGGAAACAGATTGCAGATGTTGAGCTGTTGGTTTTCAGCTCCAAACTGCTGCATGCCAATTGTCAAA GTTGGCAGGGAAAGCACTTCCTATGGGGAGTATTCCGCCATCTTAAACTAAATGCCACAACATGCTCAGAGGATAGAGTTCTTGAGCCGACGGTGCAACCATCGGATGGGGTGAATCACGACCAGGGTCAGGTGCATGGCAGTGGAGAGGTGGACATTGAAATTGACATGACAGATGGGGTGAATCACGACCAGGGTCAGGTGCACGACGGTGGAGAGGTTGACATGGAAATCGACATGATCGGTGGCATCAACTTGGGAAAAATAGATGTTCCTGTCAATAAAAAACCTACAGCTTCTTTGGCTTGGCCAGAGTCAGTTGTCCCCTGCCAAACAGTTGCTCCGGTCGCCAAGATTCCATCACCGATTGTTAAAGTAGAATCTCATGATCTCATTCCTCCTGGATTTGAGGAGGTGTATAGGATGAGAGTTCAGAGTTCATCACCTCCGGTGGCCGGCATTTGGAATCAAGACATAAACAAGGGATGA
- the LOC125215817 gene encoding uncharacterized protein LOC125215817 isoform X4, giving the protein MSEECCDICGNIGVADALITCSICKRNTEHMYCMKFFLEEHVNDWRCEECMSGVHNSSVVHRSGELPAESRKLPNESRVGVGDWEKIVATGKTKYLTVEEAIKLPLGQKLPYNAFHKRTPRRNSVKYKFDSTIKPRFIDFSSLQNITPGPFRSLKPRRPANVDIHRKPNLTAGFRSPSSLPPSEALKDTNLVKEQPSNPVTTRAVKQSSLPSENTSPGAISGGDGHDNAIDRSTSGAENTSEIYLLDSEKDSRVPALEASGSFRILDDNAQKEINHLVRAYPPFQVYKKIFDISKKMPQVLHFELVPSKPILNNLFNDYIPDRNDIGLYFFPGAGESSEEGNIFLADQIISTNYALRKQIADVELLVFSSKLLHANCQSWQGKHFLWGVFRHLKLNATTCSEDRVLEPTVQPSDGVNHDQGQVHGSGEVDIEIDMTDGVNHDQGQVHDGGEVDMEIDMIGGINLGKIDVPVNKKPTASLAWPESVVPCQTVAPVAKIPSPIVKVESHDLIPPGFEEVYRMRVQSSSPPVAGIWNQDINKG; this is encoded by the exons ATGAGTGAA GAGTGCTGTGATATTTGTGGTAATATTGGGGTTGCTGACGCATTAATAACTTGCAGCATATGTAAAAGAAACACTGAGCATAT gtattgcatgaaatttttTCTTGAGGAGCACGTCAACGACTGGCGTTGTGAAGAATGCATGTCAGGAGTGCATAATTCATCAGTAGTACATAGAAGTGGTGAGCTGCCTGCAGAGAGTAGAAAGTTACCAAATGAATCAAGGGTGGGTGTGGGTGACTGGGAAAAAATTGTTGCAACTGGGAAGACTAAATACCTCACTGTCGAAGAAGCTATCAAGCTCCCATTAGGACAGAAGCTACCTTATAATGCTTTCCACAAAAGAACCCCTCGCCGCAATAGTGTGAAGTATAAATTTGATTCAACAATCAAGCCTAGATTTATAGATTTCTCATCTCTCCAAAATATCACTCCGGGACCTTTTCGGTCACTGAAGCCTCGACGACCTGCCAATGTGGATATCCATAGAAAGCCAAACCTCACAG CAGGGTTTAGATCACCGAGCAGTCTCCCACCTTCTGAAGCCCTGAAAGACACAAACTTGGTGAAGGAACAGCCTAGTAACCCCGTGACAACAAGAGCAGTGAAGCAGTCATCTTTACCATCAGAAAATACCTCTCCAGGTGCCATCTCAG GTGGTGATGGTCATGATAATGCTATTGATCGGAGCACTTCTGGTGCTGAGAATACGAGTGAAATTTATTTGCTTGATTCAGAGAAAGACTCAAGGGTCCCTGCTTTGGAAGCTTC GGGAAGCTTCAGGATCCTGGACGATAATGCACAGAAAGAAATAAACCATCTTGTTCGAGCTTATCCTCCTTTTCAAGTTTATAAAAAGATCTTTGATATCTCCAAGAAAATGCCTCAAGTGCTTCATTTTGAATTGGTTCCTTCCAAACCAATTTTGAACAACTTATTCAATGACTATATTCCAGATCGAAATGACATTGGTTTATATTTCTTTCCTGGAGCTGGAGAGAG CTCGGAGGAGGGTAATATCTTCCTGGCAGatcaaataatttcaacaAACTATGCATTGAGGAAACAGATTGCAGATGTTGAGCTGTTGGTTTTCAGCTCCAAACTGCTGCATGCCAATTGTCAAA GTTGGCAGGGAAAGCACTTCCTATGGGGAGTATTCCGCCATCTTAAACTAAATGCCACAACATGCTCAGAGGATAGAGTTCTTGAGCCGACGGTGCAACCATCGGATGGGGTGAATCACGACCAGGGTCAGGTGCATGGCAGTGGAGAGGTGGACATTGAAATTGACATGACAGATGGGGTGAATCACGACCAGGGTCAGGTGCACGACGGTGGAGAGGTTGACATGGAAATCGACATGATCGGTGGCATCAACTTGGGAAAAATAGATGTTCCTGTCAATAAAAAACCTACAGCTTCTTTGGCTTGGCCAGAGTCAGTTGTCCCCTGCCAAACAGTTGCTCCGGTCGCCAAGATTCCATCACCGATTGTTAAAGTAGAATCTCATGATCTCATTCCTCCTGGATTTGAGGAGGTGTATAGGATGAGAGTTCAGAGTTCATCACCTCCGGTGGCCGGCATTTGGAATCAAGACATAAACAAGGGATGA